The proteins below come from a single Mya arenaria isolate MELC-2E11 chromosome 6, ASM2691426v1 genomic window:
- the LOC128238036 gene encoding chitin synthase-like, whose amino-acid sequence MVFVKDKNKRIGTIFWLYEVLTLVSTVVGPSSVILVVSGGLVYAWGVSTTWSTIIQILLIVIYAVVSLRASQTTQMIMANFLTYLYSVTICAVMVGILIEVVQDVIGTNTDVIDRRFCLSTSTLYLFIMVGLFLLTGIMHLWKEFRYLLYGFCYFLAIPAGYLVLMVYSLCNITDRSWGTRESATKNNGSNKTENESSCSGMLQELCRCPCVLQTRTEREIIKVVDGVSQTDPAELSDNSLRSQQSPISPSSQDSQEAQGSQQSPSSQDSQEAQGSQQSPSSQDSQEAQGSQQSPSSQDSQEAQGSQQSPISPSSQDSQEAQGSQQSPISPSSQDSQEAQGSQQSQSSSNSQKGTPENESSCSGMLQKLCRWPCVWRTRTERETIKLVDGEFRPDSAELSANSLRSQQSPISPSSQDSQEAQGPQESPSSQETLDFWKDLQPRIQPEKDTSNIQGNLVSLRNTWLLLFSISNSLWMILIITMANNAQLLKVVGSNPIGLFVLTIFLIVLTLQFLAMLRHRIGTFVHFIARKNRALDGSTTRKNKTPHDSIV is encoded by the exons ATGGTTTTTG ttaAGGATAAGAACAAACGTATCGGCACTATTTTCTGGCTGTATGAAGTATTGACGCTCGTTTCTACAGTCGTTGGGCCAAGTTCTGTGATATTAGTGGTATCAG GAGGGTTGGTCTACGCCTGGGGTGTCTCTACAACATGGAGCACTATTATTCAGATACTTCTCATCGTGATTTACGCAGTTGTTTCCTTGCGAGCATCCCAGACTACCCAAATGATc ATGGCAAATTTCTTGACGTACCTCTACTCTGTAACTATATGTGCAGTTATGGTGGGAATACTGATAGAGGTTGTTCAAGATGTTATCGGGACAAATACGGATG tgATTGACAGACGATTCTGTTTATCTACTTCCACTTTGTACTTGTTTATCATGGTAGGATTGTTCCTACTAACAGggattatgcatttatggaaggAATTCCGGTATCTCCTTTATGGATTTTGCTACTTTCTAGCAATCCCAGCTGGCTACTTGGTGCTCATGGTTTACAGTCTCTGTAACATCACCGACCGTTCGTGGG GAACAAGGGAAAGCGCCACGAAAAATAATGGATCAAATAAGACTGAGAATGAGTCATCGTGTTCTGGAATGCTGCAAGAGCTATGTAGATGTCCTTGTgt CTTGCAAACAAGAACAGAGAGGGAAATAATTAAGGTAGTCGATGGTGTATCCCAGACAGACCCTGCAGAGCTCAGCG ATAACTCACTACGATCCCAGCAATCACCAATATCACCAAGTTCACAAGACTCACAGGAAGCACAAGGATCCCAGCAATCACCAAGTTCACAAGACTCACAGGAAGCACAAGGATCCCAGCAATCACCAAGTTCACAAGACTCACAGGAAGCACAAGGATCCCAGCAATCACCAAGTTCACAAGACTCTCAGGAAGCACAAGGATCCCAGCAATCACCAATATCACCAAGTTCACAAGACTCACAGGAAGCACAAGGATCCCAGCAATCACCAATATCACCAAGTTCACAAGACTCACAGGAAGCACAAGGATCCCAGCAATCACAAAGTTCATCAAATTCACAGAAAG GAACACCTGAGAATGAATCATCGTGTTCTGGAATGCTGCAAAAGCTATGTAGATGGCCTTGTGT cTGGCGAACAAGAACAGAGAGAGAAACAATTAAGTTAGTCGATGGTGAATTCCGGCCAGACTCTGCAGAGCTCAGCG CTAACTCACTACGATCCCAGCAATCACCAATATCACCAAGTTCACAAGACTCACAGGAAGCACAAGGACCCCAGGAATCACCAAGTTCGCAAG AGACGCTCGACTTCTGGAAGGATCTCCAACCACGTATACAGCCAGAAAAAGATACGTCCAACATTCAAG GAAACCTAGTCTCTCTGCGGAACACGTGGCTGTTGTTGTTCAGTATTTCAAACTCGCTGTGGATGATCCTCATCATTACCATGGCAAACAACGCACAACTTCTCAAGGTGGTCGGAAGCAACCCCATAG
- the LOC128238037 gene encoding chitin synthase chs-2-like has protein sequence MKDNKKVKNKKRWSQVMYMSYVLEFRQKGKLNNCYILATDADVDFTPESVDSLLDMMKRDENVGAVCARTHPLGSGPIVWYQIFEYAIGHWLQKTAEHVIGTVLCAPGCFSLYRCTALEQVLDKYKGKVGNAFDFLTMDMGEDRWLCTLMVQSGRRIDYCAKADCKTYCPDTFEEFFKQRRRWILSTLANHILLLKE, from the exons gtgaaaaataaaaagcgATGGAGCCAGGTTATGTATATGTCGTATGTTTTGGAGTTCCGCCAAAAAGGAAAATTAAACA ATTGCTACATTTTGGCAACGGACGCTGACGTAGACTTTACGCCGGAGTCAGTCGACTCTCTCCTCGACATGATGAAACGTGATGAAAATGTCGGCGCAGTTTGTGCAAGAACTCATCCGCTTGGTAGTGGACCGATTGTTTGGTACCAGATTTTCGAGTATGCAATAGGTCACTGGTTGCAAaag aCAGCAGAGCATGTCATTGGCACAGTTCTCTGTGCACCGGGATGCTTCAGTTTATACAGGTGCACGGCCCTTGAACAAGTTCTGGATAAGTACAAGGGGAAAGTCGGAAACGCCTTTGATTTCCTGACGATGGACATGGGTGAAGATAGATGGCTGTGTACTCTCATG GTACAAAGCGGTCGCCGAATAGATTACTGTGCTAAAGCAGACTGTAAGACCTACTGTCCAGATACCTTTGAAGAATTCTTCAAGCAGAGAAGAAGATGGATTCTTTCAACTCTTGCAAACCACATCTTGCTGTTGAAAGAATAG